In Streptomyces ambofaciens ATCC 23877, a single genomic region encodes these proteins:
- a CDS encoding PhoX family protein gives MRKLLPLIGTPSGSHPGGRSAMTCRFRCGDACFHEVPNTSSNEYVGDVIAGALSRRSMMRAAAVVTVAAAGAGAVGVAGAPSAQAAPATTGRGHGKPARNEGARGLRFTPVAPNTDDAVTVPEGYRQDVVIRWGEPILRGAPAFDPERQTAKAQAGQFGYNNDFLALLPLRGEHGRQVLVANHEYTDEVLMFRGYDPENPTREQVEIAWAAHGLSVVAVEEERRSGKLTPVSRHRLNRRVTATTEFRLTGPAAGSDLVKTSADRSGRKVLGTLNNCSGGTTPWGTTLHGEENFNQYFAHSSRATDKRYGIGTGATERKWERFDKRFDVAQEPNEVHRFGYVVELDPYDPESTPRKHTLLGRFKHEAATVRLTRDGRPVVYTGDDERFDYFYKFVGSKRMRHGASRWAREHNLSLLDEGTLYVAKLSGDSPAIEIDGTGKLPSDGEFDGSGHWIPLVTATEDGAVSHVEGMTAEEVCVFTRLAGDKVGATKMDRPEDIEPSPTTGKVYVALTNNSNRGVGSGAKADEANPRNANKHGHVLELTERWNRADATSFAWSLFLVAGDPEDPATYFAGFPKDRVSPISCPDNVAFDDHGNLWLSTDGNALGSHDGLFGVATKGDRRGELKQFLTVPTGAETCGPLIQDRRLLVAVQHPGEVDGASVEEPASTWPDGPGKLVRPAVVAVWRADGRDIGV, from the coding sequence GTGCGCAAGCTGCTGCCGTTGATCGGAACGCCGTCCGGTTCGCATCCCGGCGGCCGGTCCGCCATGACCTGCCGTTTCCGGTGTGGTGACGCCTGCTTCCACGAGGTGCCCAACACCAGCTCCAACGAGTACGTCGGCGACGTCATCGCCGGCGCCCTCAGCCGCCGTTCCATGATGCGCGCCGCGGCCGTCGTCACCGTCGCCGCGGCGGGCGCCGGGGCGGTGGGCGTGGCCGGGGCACCGTCGGCGCAGGCCGCGCCGGCGACGACCGGCCGGGGCCACGGGAAACCGGCGCGGAACGAGGGTGCGCGCGGGCTGCGGTTCACGCCCGTCGCCCCGAACACCGACGACGCCGTCACCGTCCCGGAGGGGTACCGGCAGGACGTCGTGATCCGCTGGGGCGAGCCCATCCTGCGCGGGGCGCCCGCCTTCGACCCGGAGCGGCAGACCGCCAAGGCGCAGGCCGGGCAGTTCGGGTACAACAACGACTTCCTCGCGCTGCTGCCGCTGCGGGGCGAGCACGGCCGGCAGGTCCTCGTCGCCAACCACGAGTACACCGACGAGGTGCTCATGTTCCGCGGCTACGACCCCGAGAACCCGACGCGCGAGCAGGTCGAGATCGCCTGGGCCGCGCACGGGCTGTCCGTCGTCGCCGTGGAGGAGGAGCGCAGGAGCGGGAAGCTGACGCCCGTCTCCCGGCACCGGCTCAACCGGCGGGTCACCGCGACCACCGAGTTCCGCCTGACCGGGCCCGCCGCCGGGTCCGACCTGGTGAAGACCTCCGCCGACCGCAGCGGCCGCAAGGTGCTCGGCACCCTCAACAACTGCTCCGGCGGCACCACGCCGTGGGGCACGACGCTGCACGGCGAGGAGAACTTCAACCAGTACTTCGCCCACAGCAGCCGCGCGACGGACAAGCGGTACGGCATCGGCACCGGCGCCACCGAGCGCAAGTGGGAGCGGTTCGACAAGCGTTTCGACGTCGCCCAGGAGCCGAACGAGGTGCACCGCTTCGGGTACGTCGTCGAACTCGATCCGTACGACCCGGAGTCGACCCCGCGCAAGCACACCCTGCTCGGCCGCTTCAAGCACGAGGCGGCGACCGTGCGGCTGACCCGCGACGGGCGTCCGGTCGTCTACACCGGCGACGACGAGCGGTTCGACTACTTCTACAAGTTCGTCGGCAGCAAGCGGATGCGGCACGGCGCCAGCCGCTGGGCGCGCGAGCACAACCTGTCGCTGCTCGACGAGGGCACCCTCTACGTCGCCAAGCTCAGCGGCGACTCCCCGGCGATCGAGATCGACGGCACGGGCAAGCTGCCGTCCGACGGCGAGTTCGACGGCAGCGGTCACTGGATCCCGCTGGTCACCGCGACCGAGGACGGCGCCGTCTCGCACGTCGAGGGCATGACCGCCGAGGAGGTGTGCGTCTTCACGCGGCTGGCCGGTGACAAGGTCGGCGCCACGAAGATGGACCGCCCCGAGGACATCGAGCCGTCTCCGACGACCGGCAAGGTGTACGTCGCCCTCACCAACAACTCCAACCGCGGGGTCGGCTCGGGCGCCAAGGCGGACGAGGCCAACCCGCGCAACGCCAACAAGCACGGGCACGTCCTGGAGCTGACCGAGCGCTGGAACCGGGCCGACGCCACGTCCTTCGCCTGGTCGCTGTTCCTCGTCGCCGGGGACCCGGAGGACCCGGCGACCTACTTCGCGGGCTTCCCGAAGGACCGGGTCAGCCCGATCTCCTGCCCCGACAACGTGGCCTTCGACGACCACGGCAACCTGTGGCTGTCCACCGACGGCAACGCCCTCGGCAGCCACGACGGCCTCTTCGGCGTCGCGACCAAGGGCGACCGGCGCGGTGAGCTGAAGCAGTTCCTGACCGTGCCGACCGGCGCGGAGACCTGCGGTCCGCTCATCCAGGACCGGCGTTTGCTGGTCGCCGTACAGCACCCGGGCGAGGTCGACGGTGCCTCGGTGGAGGAGCCGGCCAGCACCTGGCCCGACGGACCGGGGAAGCTCGTGCGCCCGGCGGTCGTGGCGGTGTGGCGCGCGGACGGCCGCGACATCGGCGTCTGA
- a CDS encoding helix-turn-helix domain-containing protein, with amino-acid sequence MPATSRTPDEDHPHEQPLAGVVHDNVRHTESFTVVGNHLVQHEELSLLAIGLSCYIQSVRQGTSVDIKTLAARFPEGPTRIAAGLRELEKHGYLQRTCTRTSTGRIVTRTVSRNRPGHSAGGARETASRSSARRAAQEKPPPRKRLPAVPRPSCPAPALLQAAVDVLTGLRRRDPRLLLSATDAEHLAPGVAAWLEREVTPTAVRHALTENLPNEPLIRPAAFLAHRLTAQLPPPPPFRPPVPSAVPEPQHPLQTCDGCDRAFRAPVPGHCRDCRTDHLESA; translated from the coding sequence ATGCCCGCCACGTCCCGAACCCCGGACGAAGACCACCCCCACGAGCAGCCCCTCGCAGGCGTCGTCCACGACAACGTCCGCCACACCGAGAGCTTCACGGTGGTCGGCAACCACCTCGTCCAGCACGAGGAGCTGTCCCTGCTCGCCATCGGACTCTCCTGTTACATCCAGTCCGTGCGCCAGGGCACCTCCGTCGACATCAAGACCCTCGCCGCCCGCTTCCCCGAGGGCCCCACCCGCATCGCCGCCGGGCTGCGCGAGCTGGAGAAGCACGGCTACCTGCAACGCACGTGTACACGCACGTCCACCGGCCGGATCGTCACCCGCACGGTCTCCCGCAACAGGCCCGGACACAGCGCCGGCGGCGCACGGGAGACGGCATCCCGCTCTTCCGCCCGGCGCGCGGCCCAGGAGAAGCCGCCGCCGCGCAAGCGCCTCCCCGCCGTACCCCGGCCGTCGTGTCCCGCCCCCGCCCTCCTCCAGGCGGCCGTCGACGTCCTCACCGGCCTGCGCCGCCGCGACCCTCGGCTCCTCCTCTCCGCCACCGACGCCGAACACCTCGCCCCGGGCGTCGCCGCCTGGCTGGAGCGCGAGGTCACCCCCACCGCCGTACGCCACGCCCTGACCGAGAACCTGCCCAACGAGCCCCTGATCCGGCCCGCCGCCTTCCTCGCCCACCGCCTGACCGCCCAGCTGCCGCCCCCACCGCCGTTCCGGCCACCAGTTCCTTCGGCCGTCCCCGAGCCTCAGCACCCCCTCCAGACCTGCGACGGCTGCGACCGAGCCTTCCGCGCCCCCGTCCCAGGCCACTGCCGCGACTGCCGAACCGATCACCTGGAAAGCGCCTAG
- the aspS gene encoding aspartate--tRNA ligase — translation MHRYRSHTCGELRSSDVGTDVRLSGWLHNRRDLGGILFIDLRDHYGITQLVARPGTEAYEALDKLTKESTVRVDGKVVSRGADNINSELPTGEVEVEVGEVELLGAAQPLPFTINTEDGVNEERRLEYRFLDLRRERMHRNIMLRTAVISAIRHKMVALGFNEMATPILTATSPEGARDFVVPSRLHAGRFYALPQAPQQFKQLLMISGFDRYFQIAPCFRDEDARADRSPGEFYQLDVEMSFVEQEDVFQPVERLMTELFTEFGGGREVTSPFPRIPFREAMLKYGSDKPDLRAKLELVDISDVFEGSEFKAFAGKHVRALAVPDVSGQPRKFFDQLGDYAVSQGAKGLAWVRVGEDGTLSGPIAKFLTEENVAELTKRLSLAAGHAVFFGAGEFDEVSKIMGAVRVEAAKRAGHFEENVFRFCWIVDFPMYEKDEDTGKIDFSHNPFSMPQGGMDALENQDPLDILAWQYDIVCNGVELSSGAIRNHEPDIMLKAFEIAGYDAETVEREFAGMLRAFRFGAPPHGGIAPGVDRIVMLLADEPNIRETIAFPLNGNAQDLMMGAPTELDESRLRELHLTVRKPQPK, via the coding sequence ATGCATCGGTACAGGTCCCACACCTGCGGCGAGCTCCGCTCCTCTGACGTCGGCACCGACGTCCGACTGAGTGGCTGGCTGCACAATCGGCGCGACCTGGGCGGCATCCTCTTCATCGATCTGCGCGATCACTACGGCATCACGCAGCTCGTCGCCCGTCCGGGCACCGAGGCGTACGAGGCGCTCGACAAGCTGACGAAGGAGTCGACCGTCCGGGTCGACGGCAAGGTCGTCTCCCGCGGCGCCGACAACATCAACTCCGAGCTGCCGACCGGTGAGGTCGAGGTCGAGGTGGGCGAGGTCGAGCTGCTGGGCGCCGCCCAGCCGCTGCCCTTCACCATCAACACCGAGGACGGGGTGAACGAGGAGCGGCGCCTGGAGTACCGCTTCCTGGACCTGCGCCGCGAGCGCATGCACCGCAACATCATGCTGCGCACGGCGGTCATCTCCGCCATCCGCCACAAGATGGTGGCCCTCGGCTTCAACGAGATGGCGACGCCCATCCTCACCGCCACCTCCCCCGAGGGCGCCCGCGACTTCGTCGTGCCCTCGCGCCTGCACGCGGGCCGCTTCTACGCCCTGCCGCAGGCGCCGCAGCAGTTCAAGCAGCTGCTGATGATCTCCGGCTTCGACCGGTACTTCCAGATCGCGCCCTGCTTCCGCGACGAGGACGCCCGCGCCGACCGCTCGCCGGGCGAGTTCTACCAGCTCGACGTCGAGATGAGCTTCGTCGAGCAGGAGGACGTCTTCCAGCCGGTCGAGCGGCTGATGACGGAGCTGTTCACGGAGTTCGGCGGCGGCCGTGAGGTGACCTCGCCCTTCCCGCGCATCCCGTTCCGCGAGGCGATGCTGAAGTACGGCTCCGACAAGCCGGACCTGCGCGCCAAGCTGGAGCTCGTCGACATCTCCGATGTCTTCGAGGGCTCGGAGTTCAAGGCCTTCGCCGGCAAGCACGTCCGCGCGCTGGCCGTCCCGGACGTCTCGGGCCAGCCGCGCAAGTTCTTCGACCAGCTCGGTGACTACGCCGTCTCGCAGGGCGCCAAGGGCCTGGCCTGGGTCCGCGTCGGCGAGGACGGCACGCTGAGCGGCCCGATCGCGAAGTTCCTCACCGAGGAGAACGTCGCCGAGCTGACCAAGCGCCTCTCCCTGGCCGCCGGCCACGCGGTGTTCTTCGGTGCGGGCGAGTTCGACGAGGTCTCGAAGATCATGGGCGCGGTGCGGGTCGAGGCCGCCAAGCGTGCCGGGCACTTCGAGGAGAACGTCTTCCGCTTCTGCTGGATCGTCGACTTCCCGATGTACGAGAAGGACGAGGACACGGGGAAGATCGACTTCTCCCACAACCCCTTCTCGATGCCGCAGGGCGGGATGGACGCCCTGGAGAACCAGGACCCCCTCGACATCCTGGCCTGGCAGTACGACATCGTCTGCAACGGTGTGGAGCTGTCCTCCGGCGCCATCCGGAACCACGAGCCGGACATCATGCTCAAGGCCTTCGAGATCGCGGGCTACGACGCCGAGACCGTCGAGCGCGAGTTCGCCGGCATGCTCCGCGCGTTCCGCTTCGGCGCCCCGCCGCACGGCGGCATCGCCCCGGGCGTCGACCGCATCGTCATGCTGCTGGCCGACGAGCCCAACATCCGCGAGACCATCGCCTTCCCGCTCAACGGCAACGCCCAGGACCTGATGATGGGCGCGCCGACCGAGCTGGACGAGTCCCGGCTGAGGGAGCTGCACCTGACGGTGCGCAAGCCGCAGCCGAAGTAG
- a CDS encoding DUF397 domain-containing protein encodes MIGKAPAGDASALAWFKSSYSSGPDGDSCVEVAATPGTVHVRDSKYRDASPRLALAAQAWAGFVAYASGS; translated from the coding sequence ATGATCGGCAAGGCCCCCGCTGGCGACGCCTCCGCACTGGCGTGGTTCAAGAGCAGCTACAGCAGTGGCCCTGACGGCGACTCCTGCGTCGAGGTGGCGGCCACCCCCGGCACCGTCCACGTCCGTGACTCCAAGTACCGCGACGCGAGCCCACGCCTCGCGTTGGCGGCGCAGGCGTGGGCGGGCTTCGTGGCGTACGCGTCCGGGAGCTGA
- a CDS encoding Uma2 family endonuclease, translating to MTIAPDDAQQGASHLYRAMRDFVQSSDDTLPGKFEITKEGIVHDMMSPSGRHELTTLRLRKRLEKVMPEEIVAHTGEPDVEDEPEGVMRRPDLMVIAEEDMDIEGSFDPRSLIAAVEVVSRSNPSNDWVGKVRDYPLLGIPVYAVFDPRTGTGAVFTDIHTTPDGPRYATRKDFVYGEDVTIADWTIPTQNLPLYRGEDQA from the coding sequence ATGACCATCGCACCCGACGACGCACAGCAGGGCGCCTCCCACCTCTACCGGGCCATGCGCGACTTCGTTCAGTCCTCGGACGACACGCTGCCCGGGAAGTTCGAGATCACCAAGGAAGGGATCGTCCACGACATGATGTCGCCCAGCGGTCGGCACGAGCTGACCACACTGCGGCTCCGGAAGCGCCTGGAAAAGGTGATGCCGGAAGAGATCGTGGCGCACACCGGTGAGCCGGACGTGGAGGACGAGCCCGAAGGCGTCATGCGGCGGCCCGATCTGATGGTGATCGCCGAGGAGGACATGGACATCGAGGGGTCGTTCGACCCTCGGTCGCTCATCGCTGCCGTCGAGGTCGTCTCCCGCTCCAACCCGAGCAACGACTGGGTGGGCAAAGTGCGCGACTACCCCCTGCTCGGCATCCCCGTCTACGCGGTCTTCGACCCCCGCACGGGCACCGGCGCCGTATTCACGGACATCCACACCACCCCCGACGGCCCCCGCTACGCCACTCGCAAGGACTTCGTCTACGGCGAGGACGTCACCATCGCCGACTGGACCATCCCGACCCAGAACCTGCCGCTCTACCGGGGCGAGGACCAGGCGTGA
- the metG gene encoding methionine--tRNA ligase gives MAATGNEKQGAKAYYVSTPIYYVNDAPHLGHAYTTVAGDVLTRWHRQRGEKVWYLTGTDEHGQKIMRTAEANGVTPQAWADKLVTEAWKPLWEHLEIANDDFIRTTQKRHTDRVQEFVQDLYDKDEIYKGGYEGPYCVGCEEYKLPGELLDGEGEYAGQKLCPIHKKPVEILSEENYFFKLSEYSEKLLAHYEANPGFIQPESARNEVVNFVRQGLQDLSISRSTFDWGVPVPWDDKHVIYVWVDALLNYATAVGYNENPEKFEATFPADVHLVGKDILRFHAIIWPAMLMAQGLPLPGKIAANGWLMVGGEKMSKSNLTGIKPQDLTSHFGVDAYRWYFLRAIAFGQDGSFSWEDFSARYTSELANDYGNLASRVAAMVGKYFGGELPAATADGDAEKAIHDGLTKAVAEADRKIGEELDFQGGILAVFDFVKQVNGYITEQEPWKVAKDDSPEGRARLATILYTAAESLRAVAVLLNPVMPDTSQKLWDSLGAEASLGGLADQRVQEAADWGRLPAGSTVTKGAVLFPRLEEKPTA, from the coding sequence ATGGCGGCCACTGGAAACGAGAAGCAGGGGGCGAAGGCGTACTACGTCTCGACCCCCATCTACTACGTCAACGACGCTCCTCACCTGGGCCACGCCTATACGACCGTCGCAGGCGACGTGCTCACCCGCTGGCACCGCCAGCGCGGCGAGAAGGTGTGGTACCTCACCGGCACGGACGAGCACGGTCAGAAGATCATGCGTACGGCCGAGGCGAACGGGGTCACCCCGCAGGCCTGGGCCGACAAGCTCGTCACCGAGGCCTGGAAGCCCCTGTGGGAGCACCTGGAGATCGCGAACGACGACTTCATCCGCACCACGCAGAAGCGGCACACCGACCGCGTCCAGGAGTTCGTGCAGGACCTGTACGACAAGGACGAGATCTACAAGGGCGGCTACGAGGGCCCGTACTGCGTCGGCTGCGAGGAGTACAAGCTCCCCGGCGAGCTGCTCGACGGCGAGGGCGAGTACGCGGGGCAGAAGCTCTGCCCGATCCACAAGAAGCCGGTGGAGATCCTCAGTGAGGAGAACTACTTCTTCAAGCTGAGCGAGTACAGCGAGAAGCTGCTCGCCCACTACGAGGCCAACCCGGGCTTCATCCAGCCCGAGTCCGCGCGCAACGAGGTCGTGAACTTCGTCCGCCAGGGCCTCCAGGACCTCTCCATCTCCCGCTCGACCTTCGACTGGGGCGTCCCGGTCCCCTGGGACGACAAGCACGTCATCTACGTGTGGGTCGACGCCCTGCTGAACTACGCCACCGCGGTCGGCTACAACGAGAACCCGGAGAAGTTCGAGGCCACCTTCCCCGCCGACGTGCACCTGGTCGGCAAGGACATCCTCCGCTTCCACGCGATCATCTGGCCGGCGATGCTGATGGCCCAGGGCCTCCCGCTGCCCGGGAAGATCGCCGCGAACGGCTGGCTGATGGTCGGCGGCGAGAAGATGAGCAAGTCCAACCTGACCGGCATCAAGCCGCAGGACCTGACCTCGCACTTCGGCGTGGACGCGTACCGCTGGTACTTCCTGCGCGCGATCGCGTTCGGCCAGGACGGTTCCTTCTCCTGGGAGGACTTCTCCGCCCGCTACACCAGCGAGCTGGCCAACGACTACGGCAACCTCGCCTCCCGCGTCGCCGCCATGGTCGGCAAGTACTTCGGCGGCGAGCTGCCGGCCGCCACGGCCGACGGTGACGCGGAGAAGGCGATCCACGACGGCCTGACCAAGGCCGTCGCGGAGGCCGACCGGAAGATCGGCGAGGAGCTGGACTTCCAGGGCGGCATCCTGGCGGTCTTCGACTTCGTGAAGCAGGTCAACGGCTACATCACCGAGCAGGAACCCTGGAAGGTCGCCAAGGACGACTCGCCGGAGGGCAGGGCCCGCCTGGCGACGATCCTCTACACGGCCGCCGAGTCGCTCCGCGCCGTGGCCGTCCTGCTGAACCCGGTCATGCCGGACACCTCCCAGAAGCTCTGGGACTCCCTCGGCGCCGAAGCCTCCCTCGGCGGCCTCGCGGACCAGCGGGTCCAGGAGGCGGCGGACTGGGGCCGGCTGCCGGCCGGTTCGACGGTCACCAAGGGCGCGGTGCTCTTCCCTCGTCTCGAGGAGAAGCCGACCGCGTAA
- a CDS encoding VWA domain-containing protein, with amino-acid sequence MGILTSLRNVFGRSRKDRTAQAEGATQETAPPATAPEPKLPSQPTAPPEPAEAPDRAETAQVPEPRTAGLSPDEHELVKAAFANVTVPKPTESPDPAPEPEQKATTTPEQKPETPQPPKPEAAQKPAPEAAQDPAPETPQKPKPEPEPEAAQKPKAEPEPKPEAAQKPEPEAAQEPEASAKPEPKTEPEPEREPKAEAEPEPETKAKPETKAKPEAEAEPELAAKAKPEQKPQAEAEPEPEAKPEPEAEAKPEAEAKPDPTPSPEPAAAAAAAAAAATESAPAPAPAPAPAPADGEEAPQGPPAPDDESSTGGAGGNTDAEGEAEASPAPQPAPQPDPEPDPEPDPDPEPDPEPETETPKPATPAARIRSHAPGLTTAYKAAATALKKHDLTGARAKVHLVLDRSASMRPYYKDGSAQALAEQTLALAAHLDPEAAVHVTFFSTEVDGTGELTLTEHENKIDELHAALGRMGRTSYHAAVEAVLAHHEKEAPGTPALVVFQTDGAPDAKTPATQALTDAAANHPHVHFSFVAFGDPENKAFDYLRKLKTGNASHFLAGETPKELTDKELYEGVLAAWRP; translated from the coding sequence ATGGGCATTCTCACCTCTCTGCGGAACGTGTTCGGCCGGTCACGCAAAGACCGGACCGCCCAGGCGGAGGGTGCGACGCAGGAGACGGCACCGCCGGCCACCGCGCCGGAGCCGAAGCTCCCGTCCCAGCCCACCGCACCCCCGGAGCCGGCCGAGGCCCCGGACCGGGCGGAGACCGCCCAGGTCCCCGAGCCCCGCACGGCGGGCCTCTCCCCCGACGAGCACGAACTCGTCAAGGCCGCCTTCGCCAACGTCACGGTCCCGAAGCCGACGGAGTCCCCGGACCCCGCCCCGGAACCAGAACAGAAGGCCACCACCACCCCGGAACAGAAGCCCGAGACCCCCCAGCCCCCGAAGCCCGAGGCAGCACAGAAACCGGCACCCGAGGCAGCACAGGACCCGGCTCCCGAGACGCCCCAGAAGCCGAAGCCCGAGCCGGAGCCGGAGGCGGCCCAGAAGCCGAAGGCCGAGCCGGAGCCCAAGCCGGAGGCGGCCCAGAAGCCGGAACCCGAAGCAGCGCAGGAGCCGGAAGCCTCGGCAAAGCCGGAGCCGAAGACCGAACCGGAACCGGAGCGGGAGCCGAAGGCGGAGGCGGAACCCGAGCCCGAGACCAAGGCGAAGCCGGAGACCAAGGCGAAGCCGGAGGCCGAGGCAGAGCCGGAGCTCGCGGCGAAGGCGAAGCCGGAACAGAAGCCCCAGGCCGAAGCCGAGCCGGAGCCTGAGGCCAAGCCGGAGCCGGAGGCCGAGGCGAAGCCGGAGGCCGAGGCCAAGCCCGACCCGACCCCGTCCCCCGAACCCGCAGCCGCAGCCGCAGCCGCAGCCGCAGCCGCAACCGAATCCGCACCCGCACCCGCACCCGCACCCGCACCCGCACCCGCCGACGGCGAGGAAGCCCCACAGGGGCCACCCGCACCCGACGACGAAAGCAGCACGGGTGGTGCGGGTGGGAACACGGACGCCGAAGGCGAAGCCGAGGCGTCACCGGCCCCCCAGCCGGCCCCCCAGCCGGACCCGGAGCCGGACCCGGAGCCGGACCCGGACCCGGAGCCGGACCCGGAGCCGGAGACGGAGACCCCCAAACCCGCCACCCCCGCGGCGCGAATCCGCTCGCACGCCCCCGGCCTCACCACCGCCTACAAGGCCGCCGCCACCGCCCTCAAGAAGCACGACCTCACCGGCGCCCGCGCCAAGGTCCACCTCGTCCTCGACCGCTCCGCCTCCATGCGCCCGTACTACAAGGACGGCTCCGCCCAGGCCCTCGCCGAGCAGACCCTCGCCCTCGCCGCGCACCTGGACCCCGAGGCCGCGGTCCACGTCACCTTCTTCTCCACGGAGGTGGACGGCACCGGCGAGCTCACCCTCACCGAGCACGAGAACAAGATCGACGAGCTGCACGCGGCGCTCGGCCGCATGGGCCGCACCAGCTACCACGCCGCCGTGGAGGCCGTCCTCGCGCACCACGAGAAGGAGGCCCCCGGCACCCCCGCCCTGGTGGTCTTCCAGACCGACGGCGCCCCGGACGCCAAGACCCCGGCCACCCAGGCCCTGACGGACGCCGCGGCGAACCACCCGCACGTCCACTTCTCCTTCGTCGCGTTCGGTGACCCGGAGAACAAGGCCTTCGACTACCTCCGCAAGCTCAAGACGGGCAACGCGTCGCACTTCCTGGCCGGCGAGACCCCGAAGGAGCTCACCGACAAGGAGCTCTACGAGGGCGTACTGGCCGCCTGGCGCCCGTAG
- a CDS encoding helix-turn-helix domain-containing protein, with translation MSVDGEVRQLRTEADEPGWEVDPDDDWGVAVVATVGRQLKLRREAVGMRAGDFGRAVGYGEDLVYKIEGGKRIPRPEYLEMADEVLEAGGLLAAMKEDVAKVRYPKKVRDLAQMEARAVEIGVYENSNIAGLLQTPEYTRALLESWQPAYTPEDLERRVAARIARQTVYERSPAPALSFVLEEGTLRRKVGGTMVRRQQFERLLEVGRMNSVTLQVMRMDSGPHPGMSGRIEVLKFEDGTAVGRSDGAFNGRPTYDPRQLRILELRYGTIRAQAFPPGESLAFIEQLLGDT, from the coding sequence ATGTCGGTGGACGGTGAGGTTCGACAGCTCAGGACCGAGGCTGACGAGCCCGGGTGGGAGGTGGACCCGGACGACGATTGGGGCGTGGCGGTGGTCGCCACCGTGGGGCGGCAGTTGAAGCTGCGCCGGGAGGCCGTGGGGATGCGGGCCGGTGACTTCGGCAGGGCCGTGGGGTACGGCGAGGATCTCGTCTACAAGATCGAGGGCGGGAAGCGGATTCCCCGTCCGGAGTACCTGGAGATGGCCGACGAGGTGCTGGAGGCCGGTGGGCTGCTCGCTGCCATGAAAGAGGACGTGGCGAAGGTCCGGTATCCGAAGAAGGTGCGGGATCTTGCGCAGATGGAGGCGCGGGCGGTCGAGATCGGGGTGTACGAGAACAGCAACATCGCTGGTCTCTTGCAGACTCCGGAGTACACCAGGGCGCTGCTTGAGTCGTGGCAGCCCGCCTACACGCCGGAGGACCTGGAACGTCGAGTAGCCGCCCGTATCGCTCGGCAGACTGTGTACGAGCGGTCTCCTGCGCCCGCGCTGAGCTTCGTCCTGGAAGAGGGGACGCTCCGGCGCAAGGTTGGGGGCACAATGGTTCGACGGCAGCAATTCGAACGCTTGCTGGAGGTGGGGCGGATGAACAGCGTCACCCTCCAGGTCATGCGGATGGACAGTGGACCGCACCCCGGCATGAGCGGCAGGATCGAGGTGCTGAAGTTCGAGGACGGCACGGCGGTGGGGCGCTCCGACGGGGCGTTCAACGGCCGCCCGACGTATGACCCGAGGCAGCTTCGCATCCTTGAGCTTCGCTATGGCACCATCCGGGCGCAGGCTTTCCCGCCTGGGGAGTCGCTGGCCTTCATCGAGCAACTCCTGGGAGACACATGA
- a CDS encoding PH domain-containing protein, translating to MALFGNAHSIDPAQAQQEYARLLGHGEQVHAAYLLIRDTILFTDRRLILVDKQGITGKKTEYHSIPYRSITHFAVETAGTFDLDAELKIWLSGSQAPIQKTFTKGVDIYEVQAILTQFVAR from the coding sequence ATGGCACTGTTCGGCAACGCGCACAGCATCGACCCGGCCCAGGCGCAGCAGGAGTACGCGCGACTGCTCGGCCACGGCGAGCAGGTACACGCCGCCTACCTGCTGATCCGCGACACCATCCTGTTCACCGACCGGCGACTGATCCTGGTCGACAAGCAGGGCATCACCGGCAAGAAGACCGAGTACCACTCGATCCCGTACCGCAGCATCACGCACTTCGCGGTCGAGACGGCCGGCACCTTCGACCTCGACGCCGAGCTGAAGATCTGGCTCTCCGGCTCCCAGGCCCCCATCCAGAAGACCTTCACCAAGGGCGTCGACATCTACGAGGTCCAGGCGATCCTCACCCAGTTCGTGGCGCGGTAG